One segment of Solanum stenotomum isolate F172 chromosome 1, ASM1918654v1, whole genome shotgun sequence DNA contains the following:
- the LOC125850192 gene encoding methyl jasmonate esterase 1-like, which produces MEPGAGTRLMTSSGHNVTALXVEDLALATILVRPYHLYHVEDVAKEILLSSKRYGFVRRVFIVAAENEALKKEFSQLMIEKNPPDEVEEIQGSDHVTMMSKPQRFFTTLLSIANKYIFILSPSYGDSQ; this is translated from the exons ATGGAACCTGGTGCTGGTACAAGATTGATGACATCTTCAGGACATAATGTAACAGCTCTGGANGTCGAA GATTTGGCACTGGCCACTATACTAGTGAGGCCATATCATTTATACCATGTCGAAGATGTTGCTAAGGAGATACTTCTTTCAAGCAAAAGGTATGGATTTGTTAGGCGAGTGTTCATTGTTGCTGCTGAAAATGAAGCTCTGAAGAAGGAATTTTCACAgttgatgattgaaaaaaaTCCACCTGATGAAGTAGAAGAGATCCAGGGCTCTGACCACGTGACCATGATGTCTAAGCCCCAACGATTTTTTACTACTCTTCTGAGCATTGCCAACAAGTATATTTTTATCCTTTCGCCTTCATACGGCGATTCTCAGTAA